A section of the Apium graveolens cultivar Ventura unplaced genomic scaffold, ASM990537v1 ctg7170, whole genome shotgun sequence genome encodes:
- the LOC141703886 gene encoding uncharacterized protein LOC141703886 — protein MFDAESEQLVKACSDRLSVWGKEITGNFSRRIKECKESLKQLRGNSDRGYVERYDAVKKQLASILNQREIFWRQRSKQMWLQAGDQNSRFFHKLASNRRRNNQIHNLKDTYENWVDWEFGLDTLMERCFNDLFRATESDWKEVIECIPTIITDAQNVKFLKPIEEEEVKRALFQMNPDKAPGPDGMTPAFFQNYWKIVGKDIVDMVRNFSVMVVSNRLKETLDSVVSENQSAFMSGRLIYDNVMVSYEVMHYLKRKRRGRESHMALKLDMSKAYARIKWAYLKVYPLYFKDMSKGNEIQGIKVSRQAPSISHMLFADDIYLYYKATEEEAMHVLRLLQSFERGSGQKEAGEGGTYLGLPNMMNRSKVATLGFLKDRVKNRVLSWDEKLFSQGVKEVIVKSVIQSLPSYAMSVFLLPMKITKDLEWLISKF, from the exons ATGTTTGATGCCGAGAGTGAGCAACTT GTGAAGGCTTGCAGTGATAGGTTGTCAGTGTGGGGAAAAGAAATTACTGGAAATTTTAGTAGGAGGATTAAAGAATGTAAGGAGAGTTTGAAGCAACTTCGAGGGAACAGTGATAGGGGGTATGTGGAAAGATATGATGCAGTAAAGAAACAGTTGGCCTCTATTTTGAATCAACGAGAGATCTTCTGGCGCCAAAGGTCTAAGCAGATGTGGTTACAAGCTGGGGATCAGAACAGCCGATTTTTTCATAAGTTAGCTAGTAATCGTAGGAGGAATAATCAGATTCATAATCTCAAGGATACATATGAAAATTGGGTTGACTGGGAATTTGGCTTAGACACTTTGATGGAAAGGTGTTTTAATGATCTGTTTCGTGCAACAGAATCAGACTGGAAGGAGGTGATCGAGTGTATTCCTACTATAATAACAGATGCTCAGAATGTTAAATTTTTAAAGCCaattgaggaagaggaggtgaaaAGAGCACTGTTCCAAATGAATCCGGACAAGGCTCCAGGCCCGGATGGAATGACACCTGcattttttcaaaattattggAAAATTGTTGGTAAGGATATTGTTGACATGGTCAGAAATTTTTCAGTAATG GTTGTATCTAATCGGTTAAAGGAAACTTTGGATTCGGTGGTGTCGGAGAATCAGAGTGCATTTATGTCAGGGAGACTTATCTATGATAATGTCATGGTTTCCTATGAAGTCATGCATTACTTGAAGCGGAAGAGACGAGGAAGGGAGAGTCATATGGCACTTAAGCTTGACATGAGTAAAGCTTATGCCAGAATCAAGTGGGCATATCTGAAA GTCTATCCGCTTTACTTCAAAGATATGAGCAAAGGAAATGAAATTCAAGGTATCAAGGTCTCAAGACAAGCTCCTAGCATTTCACACATGCTATTCGCTGATGATATCTACCTGTATTATAAGGCAACTGAGGAGGAGGCTATGCATGTCTTGAGGCTATTACAGAGTTTTGAACGTGGTTCAGGGCAGAAG GAGGCTGGTGAAGGTGGTACTTACTTGGGGCTTCCAAATatgatgaatagaagcaaggttGCTACGTTGGGTTTTCTAAAAGATAGAGTTAAAAATCGAGTTCTGAGTTGGGATGAAAAACTTTTCTCTCAAGGTGTAAAGGAGGTGATAGTAAAATCTGTTATACAATCGTTGCCATCTTACGCCATGAGTGTATTCTTATTGCCAATGAAAATAACGAAGGATCTGGAGTGGTTGATTTCGAAGTTCTAG
- the LOC141703887 gene encoding putative mitochondrial protein AtMg00310, translating to MGFRDFRDFNLAMLGNQAWRFLTKPNSLVSKVYKARYFLNKNYLDSSAGHNPSFVWRSIWEAGDVVKVGVRWVVGSGEMINILGQPWLLDDHNPFITSDSPALANNKVSSIMSMEHRGWDDEILKDLFNDRDQECIRSVPY from the coding sequence ATGGGTTTTCGTGATTTTCGAGATTTTAACCTGGCAATGTTAGGTAATCAGGCATGGAGATTTCTTACAAAACCTAATAGTCTGGTGAGTAAAGTATATAAAGCACGTTATTTTCTAAACAAAAATTATTTGGATTCTTCTGCTGGCCACAATCCGAGTTTTGTTTGGCGTAGCATATGGGAAGCAGGGGATGTTGTGAAAGTAGGTGTTCGTTGGGTAGTAGGTTCAGGGGAAATGATAAATATATTGGGACAACCATGGTTATTGGATGATCACAATCCGTTTATTACCTCAGACTCACCAGCTTTGGCTAATAACAAGGTATCCTCAATCATGTCGATGGAGCACAGGGGGTGGGATGATGAAATTTTAAAAGACTTGTTTAATGATAGGGACCAAGAGTGCATACGAAGTGTGCCGTATTAA